Below is a genomic region from Homalodisca vitripennis isolate AUS2020 unplaced genomic scaffold, UT_GWSS_2.1 ScUCBcl_1974;HRSCAF=6264, whole genome shotgun sequence.
tatataaaaaattacatcagaggaatgttttaaatcttttagatGGAGTTAGTGTTTTTTCTGTCATTGGAATCAATAACGACATTACAAACGAACAACTAGTCAAGGGTCACACCCCGAGGTCAATCTCAATAGACTCCTGTTTAACTGCAGTGTTTATTATCCATCAATACAACACAATAATGTAAGGCTATAACCATAGTTTATTAGTTACTCACATTTTATGTTGTGTTTTGTGACCCAATCCTTTGTTGTTGTTTTCTACCAGTAAAACAAGACCTTTAACTAGATCTATGAATTAGTTCAAAACACAGGATATTATCGAATTTTAcacgatttaaatatatttagatttcatCATGAGTTATAACAGATTTGTAAAGATGTTAAGACATTGTACGTTCAGATGgggtttcaataataaatttgaactaattaccttatataatttttcaaacatttcaataaattatttctcttaaaacaattatattatagcTCTAAGCacgtaaatgtttaaaactagaCCTTAATTATCCTAGATCATAATCAATTACCACCATAATCAATAGatcaatttaacatttattatatataataaattcttttttgtaCTCCTGCGTATTGAGCTACGTTGGCCTTTTAAGCCACCAGTGCTTTAttgtataatatgaatttaagGTTGCACTCTACTATCAAAAAACAAAACTGCTGTTACATCACATAGGCTTTAAGCTTAAAAATCTCCCTTCTAGGACCGCTTCTAAAGTTAATCATCAGATCTCTGATTGCTTCTGATATCTCAATCTGAGAAACCTTACCTCAATATCTAACTCGGATACAAATTAAGCTCTGTCACCCTTCGCCCTTTGTATTAACAAACAGATCGGAAACACTTGTAAGTGCTTTCGTCCTTTTGGAATCTGAGTAATGACATGTCTTGTTTACAATCGGACGTGGTTGAATTGTCAAATTGTCTCAACCTCTGAAACTCCTTATCTTAGTAATAGAGGATGTCATTACTTAAAAGTGTTTATCTACTTAACTAATGTATACTACCATTATTTACAGAGGTTTCGAACATTTTAAGAtcccaaaattataaattacatttttaagaaattctaACAAAGGTGGTTTCTGATAAACTGAAAGCGTCATTTTCGCAGGTTctctcatttatttataattaaacccactagagtttttatattttttaatgagaaGAGTAGATGAGCAACATGACAATAGTACATAACTATCTCGAGATTAGTGAAATAGGTTTGACTTTTATTACATCAGAAATCAGAAAGACTTTATTTgttaatcaatcacacattacaaaatgaataaagagccacatgggacgaatcctgtgcgtggctctgagttccattaaaaaaaactgtgcgcttactacgtaatatataaacagacagaaagaaagataaaaaagaaacacattacactaaagaactaaataaatttagaaatatatgtacagtttacgttaataaaaataagtgcaaaCTAAGACTGTATATCCAATTTACACGTTCTATGTCTGAAAGATATAAAATAGATATCAtcaaaattttctatatatattgttaattttcagTAAAgctataattacaattttatttaattaaaacagtaaaattatcaGATCATGACGATTTATTTATAGTTCTACAGTGTTATAATATTGTGGGCTGAAATATAGTTTAACGatattattagaaatacaatATTGTTCTTTAGTACGATAAAGTATTTTTGGTTATTGTTACGTCAGAGGGACTTAGGGAAGTAATTTTCCTGCATAAGCTACATAACACATCCTACAGCATTAGTTCCGTCATGATCTAATTCAAGCTAATGAAATATGTGACGAAAGTAAGGCACATTGTAGTCAGCCCGATTGAGAGAGGAAAGACAATTATTGAGGAGTGATTGATTACACGTGCATTCCATGTGACAAGGGAAAAGGGAATTTACGCTGTGTTGTGGGGGGGAggacaaataaatacaacgttTGTAGACAGTGCTGTAATAgagtaactaaaattatatttatatattcgcATCACATACCTTAATTCTTAATCTAATACTCTTTTAATATGGATACATGTTGAAACCATAAACATGTCTATGTTTAACGTTAATATATATGTCGATgacagattttttaattatagctTCCTCTGTATCTACTGTCTCTAAATGGTGGACTCTAATTTAATTAGATTTCTTAAGCAATATTAATAGTTTACGAAAtacgtgaaaataaaataaaataatatactatgaAGACAAACTCTTTTCTTATATGCTTACATATTAACGTAGTGtttctttatattaattgaaataagtataaatttcataaataattcatccaaaatgaaaaaaattaatcttgAAGTCGAAAGTACATATTAAtgcagaaaatattacaaattataaaacacaaataatccGTTAGAACGAATGGCTTCCCGTACAAAAAGTACAGTTAAATCCTCCTTCTCAGTCTCTCTCCCACTTTCATTTCAAAGGGACACGTAATCGCTCTTACAGGCTGGAAGCTTtgtttttaagagattttatgttgccatttctttttaaattacaaacattctTTAATACTTTTGTATACCCATGAAACCTTCATTTATGCTCTCCTGTTTATAATGTGAGAAATTAGTCAATTTTAATTAGCGTTCAGCAAGAaatgataaaacaatgtttcgtGTAAACTATATATAGGAATGATATAATTCAAGAGTTcttcattttctttatatttcaattattaaaaactacatttaatataTCGCAAGCTAACTTCAATGCACtcatatacaaacaaaatatatgcaAAGCGAAAAAATTCGTGTCTTTTTGTCTACACTCGAGATTATATACATATGGAGTATGTACTTGGTTAGGAGAATTTGAAATTCACAGAGgtgagaaaaactttaaaaaattcattttacaataCAACTGGTATTTGCGatgtgcaataaaaattaaaatacttcgTACTCCTCCCaaactattgtatttattaagCAATCATCATATTAACTAGTTTTAACAAAACCCACGTTGTACCATGATCACGTTCACACACTCTGTGTATGTAGGACAGTGTAACTAGCGGGGACTACCAGCATGTGCTACTGGCAACCCGCACTTATTCGAGAAAAAGCGTGAGGAAATCCTTATCACCTTCATACGTACAGTAGGGGCCACGAAAGAGTGCTGTTGGTGGCCACTATTTGAATCGTCATAGTGCACTACAGTTACAGCGAGGAATATTTTTCCTAACATCGCTCACTCCTCGTTGGCAGCTCCCAGTTCACGtgccaaataggctcctccccTACTGCTTTTTCTGGCGGTCCCTGTTGCAGATTACTGTCCTTTCTCGTGTGTCTGAGCTAGTCAATAATTTTACCATTTCATTTCACCCGTCAGAAGGGATCAGTAGAAGATTTGTAACAAGTGGCCGGGGTGACGTCACAGAGGCAGCCTGTAGCTACTGACGATAACAGCCTCATTTAACCTCTTCAGGGACGTtttcaatgaattattttactaagcacttatatttttttttcttgttacatttgcagtgaaatacacaaaattcatgttttttgttccaaaaactgtatttatattattataatcagcTAAAATTCATTTGTACTCATATGTGTACAAAGACCCTACATCGATCACCACTGATTTTTTTTACTACCGTACATGGTCAATGGTTAGTTTTgagtacattaatattttacagcataTTTAAGTAGCTTGAGGTATTATGTGAATTATATTTAGGTTTGTACAAATTAGTTAGAGGTgatttgtatttagaaatattttaaaccttatattGGATAAATACATGGTTAGTAGCctacttattgtaaaatattgaccATGTTTGGCATTTGGTAACAATTTTTAGGAAATAGAGAAATAACAAATCAGTAcaagagaaaatatttattaattatagtatacaatctagattttaaaaatctgcattttgtcaaaataataatcttaGGATTATGTAATGATCATATAATAGTATTATGCAGTTTTAGTTTGCTTTATGAAAGTTTTCCATACATTCTGGGCAAACAGGAACATCACACTTTCCACATTTATATCGGGTTCTGCTCGTGCAGGCTTTGTCCCTGCAGCGGCCAGGATTACTTTTGAAAGGATAGTGGTCTTTTCCATCAAACCGAACATCCTGTAGTACTCCTGGGCGACATCTTTTTTTCAAAGGCGGGGTGATGGAGGGTGGCCTACCAACTTTTCTCTTGTTGCAGGCTGTTTGAATCATTGCATTAGCAATACTGGCCTTAAAATCTACAAAAGGCATCTTTGAGTTGGTTTTCTCCTTAAAAATTATCCAAGCATTTACTGCCGCAACAttcattagataaaaaaatattctaagatAGAAGCGTTTGCCTTTAAGAGAGTGGGGGTAGTGGGCAACCATTCTGTCACTAAGGTCAACCCCTCCCATAAACTTATTGTAGATTTGTACACAATAAGGACGGTCTACCAtgacatgttttttttctgtCTTGTCCCACCTTCTAACTAGGTCTGTTGGCTGTATGCCCGCAAACGTTGAGCCAACATAAACAATTCCTGTGTCCTTCCACTGGACAATTGTTATGTTGTCTTCAGATGTAACAACATTCATTGACCCTCTTTTCATTTTACCAAATTGTTTGGGTTCTTCCAAGCTTGCATCTGCTCCATACAGTCTGTCACTACGAAAAACGCCAACAACCTCAATGCCTTTGCCTTTCAATATTTTGAGCAATTTGTAGTTGGTGAACAGGTTGTCCAAAAACAATTTGTGATTTTTTCCACTGATATGAGAACACAGTCCTCAACACAGTATCACTTATAACACCCATATCAGACGTAGATTCTTGCCTCTTTCCCTGGTACATTTCAAACTTACAGACATATCCGTTGGAAGCAGCTAGCACCCAGGATTTAAAACCCcactttttgggttttttcttcAAGTACTGCTTAGCTCTTGATCTACCCTTGAATGGAATTATGGCCTCGTCTACAGCAAGAAATTCTGGGGGAGACATGcatgtttgaaatgtttcattaagGGCTTCAATCACGGGTCGAACTTTGATGAAAAAATCTTTGTTGTCATCAGGAATTTTGTCATTGTCCACAAAATGCaagaaacgtttaattttttcGAATCTCTTCAGTGGCATTGAATCAGCTATGAGGTCCATTCTCAATGCAGGTAATGATGACCAATATAGCCTAATGTTTGGATAATGTATGTATGTCATGATTAGGTTTATTGCTAGGAAAACCTTAATTTCTTGGCTACTAACAGTGAAGTCTACTTCTCCATTTTGAGATGCATATCGAGTTGTCTCTCTCGTAATTAGATCAATAAGTTcctctgtaaataaattagaaaagaaaTACAGTGGTGATTCAATACCATTAGAATCAGTTAGATTAAACTCTTTTTGGCCCTGAAATGGTGGAATATTTGCATTCAAATTATTGTCCTTAGCGTCCCAAACAGGATGATTAGCATTGGACTTTTTTTGTCTCTTCTGTCTATTTGTTTTAGGTTTAGAATTTTGAATATGTAAAGTTGTAGATCGTTGTTGAACAGTAGGTGCAGTACTAGGTGAAATAGGTTTATCAGGTGTTGCTTGTGGTATATCAGGTGGAATGTTTGGGTGTAATGTTAGACACTTCATGTACACATTCCGTAATAGAGAGTTGGTGATCGTCAATCTGGTCACTCACACTGTCTTCTAGTAAGCTAATGTTATTTTGCAGGCTTACATTTTGTTCATTGTCATTTGGTGGGTCCACTTCTTCTTCAATGAAGAACTCCAGTATGTCTTGATTGTTAATTTCGAAAGTAGCACGATTTCTTTGATTGCTTCTAACTTCTTGTAGTACATCTTCATTGTCGCCAGAGTTATCTGAATCACTATCATTATCAGAGAATTCTAAATCTGAGCTATTTGGATTCTCCATATTAACTAGCACTTGTTGAATAAAGTCTGGATTTGATGCCAAATTCCATGATCTACTCATTTTAGTCACAACTTGAAGGAATAAACACtgtaaaattgaatgtttattcTAGAAGCTAAATTTTGAATTGGGAACTTGccaatcatacaaatattttattccataactaGGCCTAAGACTTTGCTTCGGATGTTATGAATCAAA
It encodes:
- the LOC124371765 gene encoding piggyBac transposable element-derived protein 3-like; its protein translation is MKRGSMNVVTSEDNITIVQWKDTGIVYVGSTFAGIQPTDLVRRWDKTEKKHVMVDRPYCVQIYNKFMGGVDLSDRMVAHYPHSLKGKRFYLRIFFYLMNVAAVNAWIIFKEKTNSKMPFVDFKASIANAMIQTACNKRKVGRPPSITPPLKKRCRPGVLQDVRFDGKDHYPFKSNPGRCRDKACTSRTRYKCGKCDVPVCPECMENFHKAN